The Haematobia irritans isolate KBUSLIRL chromosome 1, ASM5000362v1, whole genome shotgun sequence DNA segment ATTCCGATAAGGCATAATGACGACCCATAATTGAACTATCGCGAACTTGTCGAAGATCAGCTTCAAATGCCAATTGATATTTCCATTGGGTAGTTAATGTATAATTGGAAATATGGGAGACTTGATCCAAATAGGGTTTCAAATAAGCTGCAATGGCGAAGAAGTATTTTtgagaaatatgaaaaatacttttttgaaattaaacacCTACTCTCTACTGCCATTTGTACATGCCATTTGGCATCCATTATGTCTGGTCTAGGATTGAGAACTGAAACTGTAACATCGTATTCTGCTTGTGGAGCTTCCGTTTTAACTGCATCTCTTTGTTCTTTAGCCATAATTTGTTTTATGCGATGTGTTTGtagaatatatgtatttaagacttgtttcattttattggaagctaaaataaaatatggattATTATAAAAAGTATCATATGACAATAGCCCCACTGTTTCgatattggcaaaatgttcaTTTAGTgatattttcttaataaaaaagttattataattaaaaaggtACAAACTTAAAATAtagcaaaaacaaacccagcgtaGGAAATCATAAATAttacatattatatttttgtagtaataaatatttgttaatatatcaatttaatttatCCATTGTTACTTAGTAGTTGTTCACACTTTTTCTAAgtcattaaaatagtttttttaatagatgtatctttacttattttttatattttttgttttacttagcTAGAATTTATTACtgtccttttttatttttatattggttAAATATTTATGGTATATATGTAAAGTAGTTTTGTAGTATTTTTTGTAACCATCTATGGGCCTATGGGCTTGGTTATTttcacaataaatataaaataaaataaataaaccttaaatttggcaaaacaggtttctttaatgagaagttaaaatttaaatttaaataatttttgcgaTTACAAATATCGGTATATGGGAGATTGTAAAACTTACAGGTATCACTTCGTATTAATGCCGTTCTCTCGTTTGTCATTAAAACTTCTTCTTGTAATTTGGGCCATTCAATAAATGCAAAATCTCCCTCCTTCAATTGACCATCCTTCAATAATAGGGCCTCCAATGCTGCAGGCGTCTTTATATTATGGGATTTTTCAGAAGTTGATTTATGCAAGAATTCCAAATTCCACATATCTACACAAATAAATACCCTCCATATTGGAATGGaacatttgaaaatattatcaTTTAACTCACCACTGTTCGAGTACTCTTCCCTTAACTCATTAATAAGTAATGATGCTCTTTCATTTCTTACATTAAATATAccaattctaattttaatttttaatggtttaTCGCTTAGTTCCATGATATCCGATGAAGGTAGGTTTACTCTATAAGATCGAGAATCGAAAAAGTTATATACATGACTAGTAATACATATTTGAAACATTCCAAAATTACCTATAAACTTCTGTAGATTTCCACCACATAGGTACACCAATAATAATTACGACCGTCATAAATGCTATAGTTGCATATAAACGAAACTTatctgaaataaatttaaaacaatgatAAACAATAATGAATTTAATACacatacaaatttaattatattcaaattaaaGATTTGTTCACAGAACCTGcaagcacagaaaaaaatatcacaaaatttttttcaattaatattttaattgaatttaaaaaacgattctattaaaaatttaacgaagtttttaattgaaacaaaaatcaatcaaaaaaaattaattgtatcaattaattttttaattggaacaattaattttttaattgactggcgATACTAtctatactatcatttctgtgagtgaaaacatttcaattaaaaattaattatataatttcgtgattgatggcaaacatgtttttttttggggtgtacaAACATCTTTTCCGACAtatttgtgtaataaaacaaattcaatTATATATGAgtcttttattcaaaaattgtatGGTCTCTTTTGACAACATGTGTGCTAGATTTGTATCTTAACAAATTACttcactatttaaaaaaaaaaaatatatatattataaaaaactttagtttgttgatatgaaaaaataaaacaaaatcaagaAAGCGATTTGGAAATGAGTGATACAaacaatacaaaataatatatgtATGCATGCATATAATTTATACTTTTCTCTCTCCGAAAAGATCTATGATATAATATAATGGATGGTGATACAAAAAGGCACCGTCTCTTCGTACTTCATTCCTTGTAACTACAGGAAATAACAAAAACTGGTCCCTTATCCAAAGGTGTATTGCGGGAgacatattttgtaaattttgttgtgCCCTCACAACGGTAGACAATATTGAGAGCATTATCCACCGGTGATATTGTCAAAAGAATAgattcgtcatcatcatcaaagCCTTCACCTTCCAGAGAATCTGTATCACTTAGATCATCAGCACCCGGTTTTTGCGATGGATAAGCATTCGATGCTCCTGCATCGGTGTCAGGCGATAGGTACGTTATAACCGCAGCACCTTCAGATGCATTCAGATAATAGATTAAATCTAAGGTATTGTCTTCACACATGGCACCATCGCCCAGCACTGTGTAGTCTCCATGTGACCATCTTTGGATTTCTATTGTATACATGGGATTTGAAGCATTGTCACCGGACAAATCCAAATCCGTATAATCCCTTAACAGGCTAAACATTTCCTTATTGGAAAACAGCTCCATTATTTGTGCTAGAGTTTTTGAGGTGGTACTCAAGTCTAGAATTTCGAAGTTTTGGGCATTGGCCGGACCCTTTCTGGACCACTTAAGGGTGTCGTCGTTAAGTAATTGCTTCAAGGcctcttcgaaaatttccctgCGGAAAAATTCATATAGACAAATTTCTGAATTATCttctattcttttttgaatACTGCGTTTTGTTGTGGGTTTCAGATATACTTCATTTAACAAGCGGTTAACAGTGCATTCAGTAGTTGCTTCTACGGGGGGTTTGAATTTAAGCTTGGAAAAAGGTCTGAGCGCATCAGCTATTAAGTCCTCATTGGAAGCACCATGGAACCAGCCATTTATGGTTAATCGTGGATAATCAAAAGTGGTCACTTCGCCCACTTGATGAAATGATTTGGAACCAACCTTGAAGAAGGCAAATTGATTGTTTTTGGGCGATATTTTTCTTTGTACTGGAAAACGAGGTAAACATTTCTCATCACTGGAGAATATCTCCAGACAACCACCATGCTCTTCTGTCCATTCTTCATTACTCTCCCATGGCGATAAGTAATATATAAAGGCTACTTGGCGATCTTTCAGCAGATCATCATGCACTAATAGGTAGTCACCACATGTATACATTGAACAAGAAGCCGAAACGTAATCCAACTTTAGATTTGTGACTTTTTCCAACCAGGGCCTTACAGACCTTCTAagcatttgcaaaaaattcgccAAAAATCTACACTCAACCATGTTCGATAAGTCTGTACTTTGATAGAATTCGTAAAGGTCCATTTGTTTTCGAGACCAATGAACTTTTTTGACCATTTCTTCCATTAAGAGTTTACAACTGTCTTTATTCTCCAATAAACCTGGTAAAAGGCATATTTGAAATGGATCTGTATAGACCTCAACATTAGTTGTGCCATCTTTGTAGTCATCGAATTGTTCCGAAAACCattgtttttgtagttttgTGGCATATTCTTCAGACGTATAACATTGCCTCAATGATAAATCGATTGTTTGTGGTTCTCGACTTTGTCCCAGTTTAAGAATTTTGGGCGCCTGTGGTCCTTCATCGTTTGGTTCATTTTCTGTATGCCCATTGGTGTGACAACCGGTACTGTCGATATCTGCAACAAAGAGAACAATGAATATGGTTtcattattaacaaaaaatctaacaCATGCATACCTTATTTTAAGCAAGGAGAAGACATTACAatcttttcaattttattttaggaaACAACACTTGAAACACAAATTTGGAGTGAGGAAACTGATAGCATCTGTCATTAAAAGTCCTTAATCAAACAAAACATAAATGGACCACTAATCATATCACTAAACATGAAACATCAAATCGAATAACATAAGATCCATTGCCCATTAATTGCCAATAATAGTAAGCACATTTTAACCGGCTCATAGTATCTACCCATCCTTAATCTCAAATCTTATCAcattttagtagaaatttatgtatatttctGAATAATTCTCACACTCACCCTCTGCCGCATCTTCCTTGGTGGGGTCATGCCTTTTATCATCTGCTTTGACAGTGTCCATTTTCGAAGGATATTAGTGTTTCAAAAATCTTTCTTTCCTTTATTGTTTAGCAATTCAATTTTCCGTATAATGAATATGTTTTACTGCTGTTTTTATAAAGCTGACAATCAAAATGACAACATCTAACCTCAATGAAAACGCGGCGTATAACGCAAATGTCAACACCAATGCACCGTTCACACTATACTTTTATCAGTATATTACACGTATAGTGAGAAGGGCTCTTAGCAATgtacattagggctgttttcttttagcactggatatgctaagccgttaaggactaaaataaaacagagtactcgtttatccaggacatctccaaaaatatgcaacactgtcattagctgtttaaaaacaatcacagaaaagaagtgaaatcttgcatttttaatgtatgaaatgcttcaattagtaataaatatttactgctgcgattatttatgacactgtatcactttgaatttcatgtttttcgataaaatagtcacaataaattgctattgtgaatcgaagaagcgtcaccttatccaaatacaatctggcaacatcggcgcgacttgcactgatgagatgttctggatagaacaccagtgcaacgatgttctggatagcccatacaaatgttgcatccagtgcaaaaagaaaacagccctattatttCTTATGGATAGAGtacatttccataagaaattcatATCTATGCATTcattgttatcgattgtttaaatttttgccctcataaaaaaatacatggcagaactgtgttattggcacgcaaacgaaatttccgctaGGGTGCATACGAGTAAAGTTATGCTAAAAGACCGTTATGCAGCTCTTACGAAAATTTCTTTCGCGTACCAATAACTCAGTTTTAGAATttatttcttatgggagcaaaatacaaacaatcgataataacgcCTCACGGAATTTTCGTTAGCAAAAAAATAAAGGAAGGCATTTGTTATGGGTCCCGTAAATTTCGATAGATGTGTATATCGGCAATAAACATAACACGtttgaaatgcattgctatattTGCTAACGAAAAATCCGTGAGGAGCTATTAtcgattatttatattttgctcCCATAAGAAAAACATTGcaaaactgtgttattggcacccaaacgaaattttcacaagAGCCGCATACCGGGCTTTATAAGAGAAAATGTAAACATTCGATAATATCGCAATTGATGTCAATCGTATACACCTATCACAAATTTCCTTGTATTTCATATCGGCTAGAATGAAATATGCCCAACATTACTGAAAGATTTACCCACctctaaaaaatgtttgttgtccAAGTCCGGGATTGCGTGGAAGATGGACTTTACCACCACGCTTGTTCCTAGTGCCTCTCAGCCATgtacatttatttatatgtctCTAATTTGATGGTtccacataaaacaaaaaaaaaaaaactagttttggaacaaacattttgtacatAAGTGTACACTTTAGAAAATTACACTcataaaaagtctgctaaaacagcagtcgatgtttggtctagctcctaaatacgatcaccaAACATGTTGTCTGCTTTTATGCcttaatttgacaaatattcataattatattcaatatattgtttttattgtattgcGATAGCCCCTAATTAAACTTTTTACCACAACATGTTTCGATTAccatgatttaaaaaaatagacaatGTCATTTAAGCATGCAGTGTgtgtctactaacaaatttattttggtgtataCTTAGCTATAGCTGCAGAATTCGATCAGTATCTAGATGCCATagattattattttcaataaacgaaataattttggtattgttaTAAATGTTTCTTTATTAATAGACGTGTATATTtgttatttggtaaattttgtttgctaaaaGGCACTATGTTCGGATCAGTTTCTGAATtacttttaaattaaaagatGCAAATGCTTATAAATGGCATCAAGactagtaaataaataaaaaatctaagcAATATTGCAAGGATAATAATACATCAAAAGCGAATAGGACTTTTTTTTGCTGTTACAACAATAAATTAGTTATACAGTTATCAATACATCATAATAATACATTCAAATGAATATAGCTCGTTTAGAAAAATacgaattaaattttacatagCATGTTTATGGCCTCTGAGGGAGATTGTGGTAACTTTGTACTGAGTCCTTGTTCATAATATTTAACTCGATAAATATTCATATCATTATGGACTTTGTATTAAGTTGTTTAAGCTACTGATTATTAGTCACATCTAAAATTCCAACtgttacatttttgaaaaatattcatgaGTTTAGGTACAAAAAGGTAAATCACTTTTAAAGGTtaagatatgacaaaaaaagaTGAATTAAACATTATCTACAATATCGCAATAGCTTAAGCGTTTGTTTTGTTCGCTATTTGTTAAATCTGATGAGGTGTATATAGTATGCGATTCCTCTTGATTCATGAGTGATAACTGATAGGCTACCTCAAAAGCTTGACCTAAGGTTAATATGATTTCAGTAGCCAATTCctgtaaacaaacaaatattagcTAATGATtattaaaattcacaaaatccACTTACCAAACTATCAACCATAAAAACATGGCAATAATGAGTGTCCTTCTCCCTTGTGATATAGGCGAAATACCTCAAATCATCGTTATCTTGACTGACACAGTTTATATTCTCGATATCATGCACGCTTATGGTACTctgaaattattaattttatatttttattttataaccattcaaatttatttatttttattcagttCTTTGTGatagtgaacttctttcttattagtaagtgctacccgattccctgTTTAACTCAGTGAAAAGGGAAGAGCGAGGCTAGGATTTATCCTGCTATGTATCTCTAGCGGAAATTTTTGATACCCATAAACACAtcattgtaattataataaagattttaGTAAATAAATTTGCCAATTAATATTCTGTGGAGcattattatcgattttttacatTTCTCTCTCTTGCCAAAAAATTTCGTTTACATGCAGCTTTTTAGGCTTTTTTGCTATGTGCTTTGTATATGAGTGGGAATTTTAGATAGAAGATCCTATTGGACTTAAACACATATTTACAAATAATTTCGTCCCAGAAGGCTTATAAGCACATCTATAACAAATTACACACTCcaactttattatttttacatagTTTCATAACGCTCACCTTATTTTCAATGTCAATGAACCGAACTCCTGCATGCGACATAGCAATGCCAACTTTTAAACGTGTTTGTTGATtggtttctttcaaaattttagtggaaCAGTTGATATCCTCAATCAAACCATTCTCTGAATTGTTAAACTCCATCGGGGCAGGCGTCTCATCacgttttaatttttgtatagactTTCTTGTTGATACCGTACCGTGTAATTCTCGAATTACGGTAGAACCGAGgtactgaaaataaaataaaaaaaatgtgtcgttAAGTAGAATATATAATGCTTAACAGAAAAACGGATCTAAAACTTCAAGCACGAAATCGTTTCATTTGATTGAAAGTGTTTCAATCATGGAAATGTTATGATCAatcaaaaacttcaattaaaaaattaattgattcaataaaattttgtgattggtcattgttttaattaataatttgaaattttatttttatctattttttttctaatgccACATGTTATTTTTAGATGTTACAGTTTATACTTACAAAAACTTCGTATAGTAGATAGCCATATATCAAAGTATTCGGAGAGTGACACCAATTTGGATTGATATTCATTTGGTCCTCCGAAGATGTAGGTGGTGTTGGCGAACGTAGTAATAAATCGGCTGGTTTTCTTATTGTAAGGGTTTTCCTACGCAAGGTATTCGACAAAGTATAATTATTTTCATCATTTATTAAATTAGCCTCTTCCATCTTTGTATCGTCTTTGGCACCAGACACTTCATTTCCAATACTTTCAAAAATCGTATTGATCTCATCCCACACCTTACTTGCATCAAAATCAAATTCATTTTCGGCATTACGAATTGACTCATCATTACTTCTAGATTCTTTTTCACTATTTTCTGATACATGATCAACTTTGATAGAACGTTTTGCAGGCATTGGTTTAACAGATTTCACTAGACTTGGTGATCTCAAGCCACTCGGTGGCTCTTCTATAGCTTGTTGAGTTTTACACAAATCCTGTTCGCTGGCCGCTAAGTTCAAAGAGGATCCTTTAAAGAGACCAGCAAATGGTACATCACCCACAAATTCTTCGACACATTCTGAAACCCGCGAACTACTGAGTGAATCGAATTGTTCCTCTTCTGGTGGTTCCATTGCTTCCTCCCATATGAACGATTTCAAACTGCTGTAAAAGTGCGGATTACATTGGCGCTGCTGTTGCTGTATATTTAGCGATTTTCGTTTCAAACTTTTGTCGGGTGGAGGTTTGACAAATTCGAATATGGTTGTTTCTGCCTGTAGAGCAGATGGTGGTGGGCAATCTGGTGTTGGTGAATGTACAGACCTTTCTTTGCTTTGCCTGCGACTAGAGTTATTACTACCATTGCAGATGTCACCAAAACTACCTGGTCTAGATGTAGTTCTGCTGTAaatgttaaaataaacaataacttGTAGTGTATGTACAAAATATACCCTCTTATAAAGTTGAGTATGTGTGTCTATGTAGCATatctaatacaaacattgttgcATTATATTGGAGTCCCAATGATATAAATATATCCTTCTAAACAAACTactcaaatttggttaaagGCTCTTTAaactatgtatgtatgtgtttgtCGAATGGTATATGATCATCAAAACAACTCGAGTATGGGACATTCCACGTTTATTCAAGCGGCCGTAAGAGCTCATTTGATTTAGCACAGTGGTGTGATACGCTTCATTATCTGTCATGTCAACTGGGAATATTATGACTGGTAACAACAGAAATTGGTCGATaatattcgtcaaaattttcctacCCATTGGGAAATTTACCAATGTTTGCCAAACTAttctttttatattaatttaataaatgtttTTGCTTTTTAGCCGTTTTTTCTAGCAAATTTCATTGAGTTTAGATAAATTTATAACACTTACAAGAAATTATGTTATCAATTGttatacatttttgacacaataaTTTACCTCAATTAGCCTTTAAGGCTTCAAATTGCAAAtaaagataataataataataattgttaaattaaatttaaataaaatgagaTAAACACTactaaacttttaaaaatgttatcttcaatgattcaatagaaaatctgatgaaattggaaaatacattaaaatagCAGAACATAAGTTGCATTTAGAGGAACAGTATTGCGAaatcatatataaaatattcaaaaatcctataaaaaatatcataatCAAATAGGCGTTTTTGCGAATTTAGGCATTACATGAGCAATAATTGTCCGCATTTTACGTTCTTTGTCATGCTTTGGTTATTGAAATAGAgaacaatatatttttattttaaacaaatttataattaaatcagATGGTACTaagaataaattaaaagttaTGCCCAATTAGCATAAATATCCATTGCTATACTAACTTACATTCCACTAATTTCATCATTATTATCGAGCTGAACAGTATCCTTAAGTAAATGCGTATCCTTTGGAGCGTAATTAATATTACTATTTATATTTGCATAATCGCCATACTCCATATTCCCCCTGGGACTTGGTAATGGGGTTTCATGCCTCTGCAATTGATGCCATAGTGGTGATGCTACTTTAACTATTGGTGTACTTGGAGAATTGCATGCACTTGCATTGGGTAGCTTCATCTCAACATACTCATCGACACATTGATATTGTGTTGAGCTTTTTATGGCCTGGTCATCAACTATTAAAAGCAAACAAGTAAGAATTTACGTTTGTACGCAAATTGAATACCTACTTTTCGAACTACTTGACAAATTGGGGAAAAGTTTATCGCCTGTATTATTAACACCAAGCCGTCTATGTAATAATTTTGGTGTATAGACAGGCTTATATTCTAGTAGATTATCTGTTGAAGAACGATTACTATCAGCTTTAGAATATAATATGGGTTCCATAGGTGTATAGCGTTCCGTAGAAATTTGACGCTCCAAAAATCTTTGAAAGAATATAGAAGTTTCGTcgataaatacaatttatttaaactttgtcaaatatgAAACACACACGTTTGATGAACCGACCGTATGAATATGGTAAAAACGTACACACACGTAAGACACAACACATAGGAAAAGTTATTCACAATATACATATAAAGCGTTTATAATGAAATCCTTAAATAGTTTACATAACATCCATAATTCTTATCATTTAAAGATGGGTATGAATCTCTCGAAAACTTCGTTTGAACGCTTGcgtttttcatggaaataatatataaaaaaatatgttacaaaCCTAGGAATAGTTTGTAGTCACGAATACTGTAAGAGCAACAtattttctcagaaaaaaaccaaaataccaACCaagatatttccaattaaaaaattgattgaagttgaagatttttttcaattaataaattaattgatataattaacttttaatcaagataAAAACATCACgttaattaagacaaaattttaaaaattttaattaaaaaattaattgacacaattaacttttaatcaaacttgAAAGActaaccctacgggaaattggtgcaaattgccactgacggacctatcacaggactggtaccggtgatcCAGTTTGTCACAGTTTTCAAATAGTCATAACttaatgatttccatactcacttgatataaaaatcttattggatctacacatttagtgaagtagaattaccagaataacctattgttcaatatattttaaagattcggataaccaaagatttcattagcaaatttctattaattttttcattgattcattaaaaatttaattgatgttgattgcaaaactgaattaattttttaattaaaaaaggtaaatattttcaattactttctgaattgccttagttttttttttggaataataattgattgtttgaaatacatttttaattataaaataaaaaaatgttcatcacttttttaactgacttagttagtcttccgaatttgattaaaaatttaattgtatcaattatttttttaattaaaaattttaaaatgtatcatttacttaattaacttaatgtttctatcttgattgaaaagttaattgtatcaattaatatattaattgaaaacattttcaactgcagttaactttttaattggaaatattttggttatatttttttctgtgcaggacGTGTCCTAAGGAACGAGTCCAAGcgtctaaagtgtaaatttactccgtcaatgacaaacccatgttaaagtgaccggtccctttcatatgtcttgaccagaactagaTCTAGTCCATGCAcatcagggactagtcctgtaccggtcctgtggttgatccatttcccgtagggaagttattaaaaaagtgatggaattttttttttaaaatttgaaaaaaaaatatttcaaacattcaattttttaatcaaacgaaaaacactaacggccattttcatgtagctccgttaggctttaactactacacacaaaaaattaatttttaattgaaatgtcttcaatcacagaaatgatagtatcaattaaaaaattaattgaaggtcaattaaaaagttaattgatccaattaaaaaattaattgatattattatttttgtgattgatttttgtttcaattaaaaaatttgttgaatcaattaaatttttaattgaatattttttaaaactcaattaaaattttaattggaaaaattttcgtgaaatttttttgtgtgtagttaacagaaagtaaattgcaaatgtcttctctccggttaactttaactgaaaaattttcggcagttaaGGTCCTAACTGACATATGAAATATATAGGAAAGATGACAActatgtccataatacggtttaaaatttcgttagttaacggagcactaacggagcttcatgaaaatgggggtaagtcagttaagaaagtaattgaaaatatttacgtttttaatgaaaaaattaattgagttttgcaatgaacatcaattaaaattttaattgaatcaattacaaaaatagttgaaatttgccaattaaatcaattagtatttttttaatgtccaattaaaacggtgattgatactatcattttcgtgattgaagacatttcaatttaaaaattaattggatcaattaatttcgtgat contains these protein-coding regions:
- the LOC142222081 gene encoding uncharacterized protein LOC142222081 isoform X4, which encodes MGKCHDLLEAARCGNINVVGKLLEQYAKKGGPLSSFRRSPSINGQDVNGYTPLHHACLNGHTEIVRLLLAHDAAIDVPDIRGSTPLYLASWAGHQEIVKMLLMHPLRPANPNAQTSENETALHCAAQHGHNAVVAILLAYGADPTIRNNSFQTALDLASHYGRLQVVQILIRTHPELIEPFRVYDEMQAIENGHSPPYTITPTKHIYTHSCLHLAARNGHKKVVETLLAAGVDVNILTNSGSALHEAALCGKKSVVCTLLRSGIDPYAVDGNGRTALDILKDYPPHVTYEIVTIINDFCQDSNKMKNQSHFMTIKDVNDNTTMSNYEQESLVPDNNGTPDPQSFESHAITTKTTSRPGSFGDICNGSNNSSRRQSKERSVHSPTPDCPPPSALQAETTIFEFVKPPPDKSLKRKSLNIQQQQRQCNPHFYSSLKSFIWEEAMEPPEEEQFDSLSSSRVSECVEEFVGDVPFAGLFKGSSLNLAASEQDLCKTQQAIEEPPSGLRSPSLVKSVKPMPAKRSIKVDHVSENSEKESRSNDESIRNAENEFDFDASKVWDEINTIFESIGNEVSGAKDDTKMEEANLINDENNYTLSNTLRRKTLTIRKPADLLLRSPTPPTSSEDQMNINPNWCHSPNTLIYGYLLYEVFYLGSTVIRELHGTVSTRKSIQKLKRDETPAPMEFNNSENGLIEDINCSTKILKETNQQTRLKVGIAMSHAGVRFIDIENKSTISVHDIENINCVSQDNDDLRYFAYITREKDTHYCHVFMVDSLELATEIILTLGQAFEVAYQLSLMNQEESHTIYTSSDLTNSEQNKRLSYCDIVDNV